In Raphanus sativus cultivar WK10039 chromosome 5, ASM80110v3, whole genome shotgun sequence, the following proteins share a genomic window:
- the LOC108856639 gene encoding receptor-like protein kinase At3g21340 isoform X1, with protein MEKQPQALRLCALTLICITLSSLLHHVEAQNQKGFISLDCGLSPNEPPYNDPSTGLTYSTDDGFVQSGKTGKIQKEFEAIFSKPSLKLRYFPDGVRNCYTVNVTEGTNYLIKAVFVYGNYDGLANDPSFDLYLGPNVWSTVDMNGRTNGTIEEIIHRTISKSLQVCLVKTGTSNPFINTLELRPLKNNTYNTQSGSLKYFFRYYFSTSDRTIRYPNDVHDRKWYPFFDSKEWTEVTTDLNVNASNGYEPPQIVMASASTPISTFWPWNFTWSLPSSTTQFYVYLHFAEIQTLKPLDTREFKVTMNGKLAYERYSPRMLATETIFFSQPQQCEGGKCILELTKTPKSTLPPLINALELFTVIDFPQLETNQDDVVAIKGIQNTYGLTRVTWNGDPCVPKQFLWDGLNCNSLDISTPPIITSLNLSSSQLTGIIAPGINDLIHLQELDLSNNNLTGGVPEFLAGMKSLLVINLSGNNLNGTVPQTILQKKGLKLNLEGNSDLICLGGLCVNKTGHGGSKKPNVVVPAVASVAFLVVLGSALAFFLVFKKKKNANIEGPSSYTQVSDDRTTRSSEPAIMTKNKRFTYSEVVTMTNNFERVLGKGGFGMVYHGTVSGTEQVAVKMLSHSSSQGYKEFKAEVELLLRVHHKNLVGLVGYCDEGENLALIYEYMANGDLREHMSGKRGGSILNWETRLKIVVESAQGLEYLHNGCKPPMVHRDVKTTNILLNEHFQAKLADFGLSRSFPIEGETHVSTVVAGTPGYLDPEYYRTNWLNEKSDVYSFGIVLLEIITNQPVINQSREKPHIAEWVGLMLTKGDIKNIMDPNLYGDYDSGSVWRAVELAMSCLNPSSARRPTMSQVVIEINECLAYENSRGGTSHNMNSQSSIEVSMNFDIGITPGPR; from the exons ATGGAGAAACAGCCTCAGGCACTTCGGTTATGTGCGTTAACGTTGATATGTATCACACTTTCTTCACTTTTACACCACGTTGAAGCTCAAAACCAAAAAG GATTCATCAGTTTGGATTGCGGGTTATCCCCAAACGAGCCTCCTTACAACGATCCTTCAACCGGATTAACATACTCAACTGACGATGGTTTTGTGCAAAGTGGCAAAACCGGAAAAATCCAAAAGGAGTTTGAGGCAATCTTCAGTAAACCGTCTTTAAAGCTTAGGTACTTTCCAGATGGTGTCCGAAACTGTTATACCGTGAATGTCACGGAAGGCACAAACTATCTGATTAAAGCCGTTTTCGTGTACGGTAACTACGATGGTCTCGCCAACGACCCGAGTTTTGATCTTTACCTTGGTCCGAATGTTTGGTCAACGGTTGATATGAATGGACGGACCAATGGTACTATCGAAGAGATCATCCACAGAACCATATCTAAGTCTCTGCAGGTCTGTCTAGTTAAGACGGGAACAAGTAATCCTTTTATTAATACCTTAGAGCTACGACCACTTAAGAACAATACTTACAATACTCAGAGCGGCTCGCTGAAGTATTTCTTCCGATATTATTTCAGCACGTCAGACCGCACCATAAG GTATCCCAATGATGTCCATGATCGTAAATGGTATCCGTTCTTCGATTCAAAAGAGTGGACAGAAGTAACCACTGATCTCAATGTAAACGCGTCTAATGGTTATGAACCACCACAAATTGTCATGGCGTCAGCCTCAACGCCTATAAGTACCTTTTGGCCCTGGAACTTCACCTGGTCATTGCCGTCTTCCACAACCCAATTCTatgtatatttacattttgCCGAGATTCAAACTCTAAAGCCCCTCGATACCCGAGAATTCAAAGTGACAATGAATGGGAAACTTGCCTATGAACGTTATAGTCCTAGAATGTTAGCCACTGAAACTATATTTTTCTCCCAACCACAACAATGTGAAGGAGGAAAATGCATTTTGGAGCTAACGAAGACGCCCAAGTCTACCCTGCCTCCTCTCATTAACGCCCTCGAGCTTTTCACTGTGATTGATTTCCCACAGTTGGAAACAAACCAAGATGATG TTGTTGCCATCAAGGGTATTCAAAACACTTATGGATTAACTAGAGTTACATGGAACGGAGATCCATGCGTCCCAAAACAGTTTTTGTGGGATGGTTTAAACTGCAACAGCTTAGATATTTCCACACCACCTATAATCACTTCCTT AAACCTATCCTCAAGTCAGTTAACCGGGATCATCGCTCCTGGCATTAATGATCTAATCCATTTACAGGAATT GGACTTGTCCAATAACAATTTGACGGGGGGAGTACCAGAGTTTCTAGCTGGCATGAAATCACTCTTGGTCAT AAATTTAAGTGGGAATAATCTTAATGGGACTGTTCCTCAAACCATTTTACAAAAGAAAGGACTAAAGTTAAA TCTTGAAGGAAACTCAGATCTTATTTGTCTGGGTGGACTATGTGTAAACAAAACTGGACATGGTGGTTCCAAGAAACCGAATGTTGTAGTACCGGCTGTTGCATCGGTCGCGTTCCTGGTTGTTCTTGGATCTGCATTggctttctttcttgttttcaaaaagaaaaagaacgcAAACATTGAAG GTCCATCATCATATACACAAGTATCGGATGATAGAACAACCAGATCTTCAGAACCGGCAATAATGACGAAAAACAAAAGATTTACTTACTCAGAGGTGGTAACAATGACAAATAACTTTGAAAGAGTCCTTGGTAAAGGAGGATTTGGAATGGTATATCATGGAACTGTAAGTGGTACTGAACAAGTAGCCGTTAAAATGCTCTCACACTCATCTTCTCAAGGGTATAAAGAATTCAAAGCAGAG gTGGAACTTCTCCTCAGAGTCCACCACAAAAATCTGGTTGGCCtcgttggatactgtgatgaaGGTGAAAATTTGGCTCTCATCTATGAGTATATGGCTAACGGAGACCTAAGAGAACATATGTCAG GAAAACGAGGTGGATCTATTTTGAACTGGGAAACGAGACTAAAAATAGTTGTCGAATCTGCACAAG GGTTGGAATACTTGCATAATGGATGCAAACCACCAATGGTTCATAGGGATGTCAAAACCACAAATATATTGTTGAATGAACATTTTCAAGCCAAATTAGCTGATTTTGGGCTTTCCAGATCTTTTCCTATTGAAGGAGAAACTCATGTGTCAACAGTTGTTGCTGGAACTCCTGGTTACCTTGATCCAGA ATATTATCGAACAAATTGGTTGAACGAGAAAAGCGATGTTTATAGCTTTGGAATTGTACTACTAGAGATCATCACAAATCAACCTGTGATAAATCAAAGTCGTGAAAAACCACATATAGCAGAATGGGTTGGATTAATGCTTACAAAAGGGGACATCAAAAACATCATGGATCCAAATCTCTATGGAGATTATGACTCTGGTTCTGTCTGGAGAGCAGTTGAATTAGCTATGTCGTGTCTGAATCCTTCTTCAGCTAGAAGACCAACCATGTCACAAGTAGTCATTGAAATAAATGAATGTTTAGCATATGAAAACTCAAGGGGAGGAACGAGTCATAACATGAACTCACAGAGTTCCATAGAAGTGAGCATGAACTTTGATATTGGAATTACCCCTGGACCTCGCTAA
- the LOC108856639 gene encoding receptor-like protein kinase At3g21340 isoform X3, with amino-acid sequence MNGRTNGTIEEIIHRTISKSLQVCLVKTGTSNPFINTLELRPLKNNTYNTQSGSLKYFFRYYFSTSDRTIRYPNDVHDRKWYPFFDSKEWTEVTTDLNVNASNGYEPPQIVMASASTPISTFWPWNFTWSLPSSTTQFYVYLHFAEIQTLKPLDTREFKVTMNGKLAYERYSPRMLATETIFFSQPQQCEGGKCILELTKTPKSTLPPLINALELFTVIDFPQLETNQDDVVAIKGIQNTYGLTRVTWNGDPCVPKQFLWDGLNCNSLDISTPPIITSLNLSSSQLTGIIAPGINDLIHLQELDLSNNNLTGGVPEFLAGMKSLLVINLSGNNLNGTVPQTILQKKGLKLNLEGNSDLICLGGLCVNKTGHGGSKKPNVVVPAVASVAFLVVLGSALAFFLVFKKKKNANIEVSDDRTTRSSEPAIMTKNKRFTYSEVVTMTNNFERVLGKGGFGMVYHGTVSGTEQVAVKMLSHSSSQGYKEFKAEVELLLRVHHKNLVGLVGYCDEGENLALIYEYMANGDLREHMSGKRGGSILNWETRLKIVVESAQGLEYLHNGCKPPMVHRDVKTTNILLNEHFQAKLADFGLSRSFPIEGETHVSTVVAGTPGYLDPEYYRTNWLNEKSDVYSFGIVLLEIITNQPVINQSREKPHIAEWVGLMLTKGDIKNIMDPNLYGDYDSGSVWRAVELAMSCLNPSSARRPTMSQVVIEINECLAYENSRGGTSHNMNSQSSIEVSMNFDIGITPGPR; translated from the exons ATGAATGGACGGACCAATGGTACTATCGAAGAGATCATCCACAGAACCATATCTAAGTCTCTGCAGGTCTGTCTAGTTAAGACGGGAACAAGTAATCCTTTTATTAATACCTTAGAGCTACGACCACTTAAGAACAATACTTACAATACTCAGAGCGGCTCGCTGAAGTATTTCTTCCGATATTATTTCAGCACGTCAGACCGCACCATAAG GTATCCCAATGATGTCCATGATCGTAAATGGTATCCGTTCTTCGATTCAAAAGAGTGGACAGAAGTAACCACTGATCTCAATGTAAACGCGTCTAATGGTTATGAACCACCACAAATTGTCATGGCGTCAGCCTCAACGCCTATAAGTACCTTTTGGCCCTGGAACTTCACCTGGTCATTGCCGTCTTCCACAACCCAATTCTatgtatatttacattttgCCGAGATTCAAACTCTAAAGCCCCTCGATACCCGAGAATTCAAAGTGACAATGAATGGGAAACTTGCCTATGAACGTTATAGTCCTAGAATGTTAGCCACTGAAACTATATTTTTCTCCCAACCACAACAATGTGAAGGAGGAAAATGCATTTTGGAGCTAACGAAGACGCCCAAGTCTACCCTGCCTCCTCTCATTAACGCCCTCGAGCTTTTCACTGTGATTGATTTCCCACAGTTGGAAACAAACCAAGATGATG TTGTTGCCATCAAGGGTATTCAAAACACTTATGGATTAACTAGAGTTACATGGAACGGAGATCCATGCGTCCCAAAACAGTTTTTGTGGGATGGTTTAAACTGCAACAGCTTAGATATTTCCACACCACCTATAATCACTTCCTT AAACCTATCCTCAAGTCAGTTAACCGGGATCATCGCTCCTGGCATTAATGATCTAATCCATTTACAGGAATT GGACTTGTCCAATAACAATTTGACGGGGGGAGTACCAGAGTTTCTAGCTGGCATGAAATCACTCTTGGTCAT AAATTTAAGTGGGAATAATCTTAATGGGACTGTTCCTCAAACCATTTTACAAAAGAAAGGACTAAAGTTAAA TCTTGAAGGAAACTCAGATCTTATTTGTCTGGGTGGACTATGTGTAAACAAAACTGGACATGGTGGTTCCAAGAAACCGAATGTTGTAGTACCGGCTGTTGCATCGGTCGCGTTCCTGGTTGTTCTTGGATCTGCATTggctttctttcttgttttcaaaaagaaaaagaacgcAAACATTGAAG TATCGGATGATAGAACAACCAGATCTTCAGAACCGGCAATAATGACGAAAAACAAAAGATTTACTTACTCAGAGGTGGTAACAATGACAAATAACTTTGAAAGAGTCCTTGGTAAAGGAGGATTTGGAATGGTATATCATGGAACTGTAAGTGGTACTGAACAAGTAGCCGTTAAAATGCTCTCACACTCATCTTCTCAAGGGTATAAAGAATTCAAAGCAGAG gTGGAACTTCTCCTCAGAGTCCACCACAAAAATCTGGTTGGCCtcgttggatactgtgatgaaGGTGAAAATTTGGCTCTCATCTATGAGTATATGGCTAACGGAGACCTAAGAGAACATATGTCAG GAAAACGAGGTGGATCTATTTTGAACTGGGAAACGAGACTAAAAATAGTTGTCGAATCTGCACAAG GGTTGGAATACTTGCATAATGGATGCAAACCACCAATGGTTCATAGGGATGTCAAAACCACAAATATATTGTTGAATGAACATTTTCAAGCCAAATTAGCTGATTTTGGGCTTTCCAGATCTTTTCCTATTGAAGGAGAAACTCATGTGTCAACAGTTGTTGCTGGAACTCCTGGTTACCTTGATCCAGA ATATTATCGAACAAATTGGTTGAACGAGAAAAGCGATGTTTATAGCTTTGGAATTGTACTACTAGAGATCATCACAAATCAACCTGTGATAAATCAAAGTCGTGAAAAACCACATATAGCAGAATGGGTTGGATTAATGCTTACAAAAGGGGACATCAAAAACATCATGGATCCAAATCTCTATGGAGATTATGACTCTGGTTCTGTCTGGAGAGCAGTTGAATTAGCTATGTCGTGTCTGAATCCTTCTTCAGCTAGAAGACCAACCATGTCACAAGTAGTCATTGAAATAAATGAATGTTTAGCATATGAAAACTCAAGGGGAGGAACGAGTCATAACATGAACTCACAGAGTTCCATAGAAGTGAGCATGAACTTTGATATTGGAATTACCCCTGGACCTCGCTAA
- the LOC108856639 gene encoding receptor-like protein kinase At3g21340 isoform X2, translating into MNGRTNGTIEEIIHRTISKSLQVCLVKTGTSNPFINTLELRPLKNNTYNTQSGSLKYFFRYYFSTSDRTIRYPNDVHDRKWYPFFDSKEWTEVTTDLNVNASNGYEPPQIVMASASTPISTFWPWNFTWSLPSSTTQFYVYLHFAEIQTLKPLDTREFKVTMNGKLAYERYSPRMLATETIFFSQPQQCEGGKCILELTKTPKSTLPPLINALELFTVIDFPQLETNQDDVVAIKGIQNTYGLTRVTWNGDPCVPKQFLWDGLNCNSLDISTPPIITSLNLSSSQLTGIIAPGINDLIHLQELDLSNNNLTGGVPEFLAGMKSLLVINLSGNNLNGTVPQTILQKKGLNLEGNSDLICLGGLCVNKTGHGGSKKPNVVVPAVASVAFLVVLGSALAFFLVFKKKKNANIEGPSSYTQVSDDRTTRSSEPAIMTKNKRFTYSEVVTMTNNFERVLGKGGFGMVYHGTVSGTEQVAVKMLSHSSSQGYKEFKAEVELLLRVHHKNLVGLVGYCDEGENLALIYEYMANGDLREHMSGKRGGSILNWETRLKIVVESAQGLEYLHNGCKPPMVHRDVKTTNILLNEHFQAKLADFGLSRSFPIEGETHVSTVVAGTPGYLDPEYYRTNWLNEKSDVYSFGIVLLEIITNQPVINQSREKPHIAEWVGLMLTKGDIKNIMDPNLYGDYDSGSVWRAVELAMSCLNPSSARRPTMSQVVIEINECLAYENSRGGTSHNMNSQSSIEVSMNFDIGITPGPR; encoded by the exons ATGAATGGACGGACCAATGGTACTATCGAAGAGATCATCCACAGAACCATATCTAAGTCTCTGCAGGTCTGTCTAGTTAAGACGGGAACAAGTAATCCTTTTATTAATACCTTAGAGCTACGACCACTTAAGAACAATACTTACAATACTCAGAGCGGCTCGCTGAAGTATTTCTTCCGATATTATTTCAGCACGTCAGACCGCACCATAAG GTATCCCAATGATGTCCATGATCGTAAATGGTATCCGTTCTTCGATTCAAAAGAGTGGACAGAAGTAACCACTGATCTCAATGTAAACGCGTCTAATGGTTATGAACCACCACAAATTGTCATGGCGTCAGCCTCAACGCCTATAAGTACCTTTTGGCCCTGGAACTTCACCTGGTCATTGCCGTCTTCCACAACCCAATTCTatgtatatttacattttgCCGAGATTCAAACTCTAAAGCCCCTCGATACCCGAGAATTCAAAGTGACAATGAATGGGAAACTTGCCTATGAACGTTATAGTCCTAGAATGTTAGCCACTGAAACTATATTTTTCTCCCAACCACAACAATGTGAAGGAGGAAAATGCATTTTGGAGCTAACGAAGACGCCCAAGTCTACCCTGCCTCCTCTCATTAACGCCCTCGAGCTTTTCACTGTGATTGATTTCCCACAGTTGGAAACAAACCAAGATGATG TTGTTGCCATCAAGGGTATTCAAAACACTTATGGATTAACTAGAGTTACATGGAACGGAGATCCATGCGTCCCAAAACAGTTTTTGTGGGATGGTTTAAACTGCAACAGCTTAGATATTTCCACACCACCTATAATCACTTCCTT AAACCTATCCTCAAGTCAGTTAACCGGGATCATCGCTCCTGGCATTAATGATCTAATCCATTTACAGGAATT GGACTTGTCCAATAACAATTTGACGGGGGGAGTACCAGAGTTTCTAGCTGGCATGAAATCACTCTTGGTCAT AAATTTAAGTGGGAATAATCTTAATGGGACTGTTCCTCAAACCATTTTACAAAAGAAAGGACTAAA TCTTGAAGGAAACTCAGATCTTATTTGTCTGGGTGGACTATGTGTAAACAAAACTGGACATGGTGGTTCCAAGAAACCGAATGTTGTAGTACCGGCTGTTGCATCGGTCGCGTTCCTGGTTGTTCTTGGATCTGCATTggctttctttcttgttttcaaaaagaaaaagaacgcAAACATTGAAG GTCCATCATCATATACACAAGTATCGGATGATAGAACAACCAGATCTTCAGAACCGGCAATAATGACGAAAAACAAAAGATTTACTTACTCAGAGGTGGTAACAATGACAAATAACTTTGAAAGAGTCCTTGGTAAAGGAGGATTTGGAATGGTATATCATGGAACTGTAAGTGGTACTGAACAAGTAGCCGTTAAAATGCTCTCACACTCATCTTCTCAAGGGTATAAAGAATTCAAAGCAGAG gTGGAACTTCTCCTCAGAGTCCACCACAAAAATCTGGTTGGCCtcgttggatactgtgatgaaGGTGAAAATTTGGCTCTCATCTATGAGTATATGGCTAACGGAGACCTAAGAGAACATATGTCAG GAAAACGAGGTGGATCTATTTTGAACTGGGAAACGAGACTAAAAATAGTTGTCGAATCTGCACAAG GGTTGGAATACTTGCATAATGGATGCAAACCACCAATGGTTCATAGGGATGTCAAAACCACAAATATATTGTTGAATGAACATTTTCAAGCCAAATTAGCTGATTTTGGGCTTTCCAGATCTTTTCCTATTGAAGGAGAAACTCATGTGTCAACAGTTGTTGCTGGAACTCCTGGTTACCTTGATCCAGA ATATTATCGAACAAATTGGTTGAACGAGAAAAGCGATGTTTATAGCTTTGGAATTGTACTACTAGAGATCATCACAAATCAACCTGTGATAAATCAAAGTCGTGAAAAACCACATATAGCAGAATGGGTTGGATTAATGCTTACAAAAGGGGACATCAAAAACATCATGGATCCAAATCTCTATGGAGATTATGACTCTGGTTCTGTCTGGAGAGCAGTTGAATTAGCTATGTCGTGTCTGAATCCTTCTTCAGCTAGAAGACCAACCATGTCACAAGTAGTCATTGAAATAAATGAATGTTTAGCATATGAAAACTCAAGGGGAGGAACGAGTCATAACATGAACTCACAGAGTTCCATAGAAGTGAGCATGAACTTTGATATTGGAATTACCCCTGGACCTCGCTAA
- the LOC108856639 gene encoding receptor-like protein kinase At3g21340 isoform X4 encodes MNGRTNGTIEEIIHRTISKSLQVCLVKTGTSNPFINTLELRPLKNNTYNTQSGSLKYFFRYYFSTSDRTIRYPNDVHDRKWYPFFDSKEWTEVTTDLNVNASNGYEPPQIVMASASTPISTFWPWNFTWSLPSSTTQFYVYLHFAEIQTLKPLDTREFKVTMNGKLAYERALELFTVIDFPQLETNQDDVVAIKGIQNTYGLTRVTWNGDPCVPKQFLWDGLNCNSLDISTPPIITSLNLSSSQLTGIIAPGINDLIHLQELDLSNNNLTGGVPEFLAGMKSLLVINLSGNNLNGTVPQTILQKKGLKLNLEGNSDLICLGGLCVNKTGHGGSKKPNVVVPAVASVAFLVVLGSALAFFLVFKKKKNANIEVSDDRTTRSSEPAIMTKNKRFTYSEVVTMTNNFERVLGKGGFGMVYHGTVSGTEQVAVKMLSHSSSQGYKEFKAEVELLLRVHHKNLVGLVGYCDEGENLALIYEYMANGDLREHMSGKRGGSILNWETRLKIVVESAQGLEYLHNGCKPPMVHRDVKTTNILLNEHFQAKLADFGLSRSFPIEGETHVSTVVAGTPGYLDPEYYRTNWLNEKSDVYSFGIVLLEIITNQPVINQSREKPHIAEWVGLMLTKGDIKNIMDPNLYGDYDSGSVWRAVELAMSCLNPSSARRPTMSQVVIEINECLAYENSRGGTSHNMNSQSSIEVSMNFDIGITPGPR; translated from the exons ATGAATGGACGGACCAATGGTACTATCGAAGAGATCATCCACAGAACCATATCTAAGTCTCTGCAGGTCTGTCTAGTTAAGACGGGAACAAGTAATCCTTTTATTAATACCTTAGAGCTACGACCACTTAAGAACAATACTTACAATACTCAGAGCGGCTCGCTGAAGTATTTCTTCCGATATTATTTCAGCACGTCAGACCGCACCATAAG GTATCCCAATGATGTCCATGATCGTAAATGGTATCCGTTCTTCGATTCAAAAGAGTGGACAGAAGTAACCACTGATCTCAATGTAAACGCGTCTAATGGTTATGAACCACCACAAATTGTCATGGCGTCAGCCTCAACGCCTATAAGTACCTTTTGGCCCTGGAACTTCACCTGGTCATTGCCGTCTTCCACAACCCAATTCTatgtatatttacattttgCCGAGATTCAAACTCTAAAGCCCCTCGATACCCGAGAATTCAAAGTGACAATGAATGGGAAACTTGCCTATGAACG CGCCCTCGAGCTTTTCACTGTGATTGATTTCCCACAGTTGGAAACAAACCAAGATGATG TTGTTGCCATCAAGGGTATTCAAAACACTTATGGATTAACTAGAGTTACATGGAACGGAGATCCATGCGTCCCAAAACAGTTTTTGTGGGATGGTTTAAACTGCAACAGCTTAGATATTTCCACACCACCTATAATCACTTCCTT AAACCTATCCTCAAGTCAGTTAACCGGGATCATCGCTCCTGGCATTAATGATCTAATCCATTTACAGGAATT GGACTTGTCCAATAACAATTTGACGGGGGGAGTACCAGAGTTTCTAGCTGGCATGAAATCACTCTTGGTCAT AAATTTAAGTGGGAATAATCTTAATGGGACTGTTCCTCAAACCATTTTACAAAAGAAAGGACTAAAGTTAAA TCTTGAAGGAAACTCAGATCTTATTTGTCTGGGTGGACTATGTGTAAACAAAACTGGACATGGTGGTTCCAAGAAACCGAATGTTGTAGTACCGGCTGTTGCATCGGTCGCGTTCCTGGTTGTTCTTGGATCTGCATTggctttctttcttgttttcaaaaagaaaaagaacgcAAACATTGAAG TATCGGATGATAGAACAACCAGATCTTCAGAACCGGCAATAATGACGAAAAACAAAAGATTTACTTACTCAGAGGTGGTAACAATGACAAATAACTTTGAAAGAGTCCTTGGTAAAGGAGGATTTGGAATGGTATATCATGGAACTGTAAGTGGTACTGAACAAGTAGCCGTTAAAATGCTCTCACACTCATCTTCTCAAGGGTATAAAGAATTCAAAGCAGAG gTGGAACTTCTCCTCAGAGTCCACCACAAAAATCTGGTTGGCCtcgttggatactgtgatgaaGGTGAAAATTTGGCTCTCATCTATGAGTATATGGCTAACGGAGACCTAAGAGAACATATGTCAG GAAAACGAGGTGGATCTATTTTGAACTGGGAAACGAGACTAAAAATAGTTGTCGAATCTGCACAAG GGTTGGAATACTTGCATAATGGATGCAAACCACCAATGGTTCATAGGGATGTCAAAACCACAAATATATTGTTGAATGAACATTTTCAAGCCAAATTAGCTGATTTTGGGCTTTCCAGATCTTTTCCTATTGAAGGAGAAACTCATGTGTCAACAGTTGTTGCTGGAACTCCTGGTTACCTTGATCCAGA ATATTATCGAACAAATTGGTTGAACGAGAAAAGCGATGTTTATAGCTTTGGAATTGTACTACTAGAGATCATCACAAATCAACCTGTGATAAATCAAAGTCGTGAAAAACCACATATAGCAGAATGGGTTGGATTAATGCTTACAAAAGGGGACATCAAAAACATCATGGATCCAAATCTCTATGGAGATTATGACTCTGGTTCTGTCTGGAGAGCAGTTGAATTAGCTATGTCGTGTCTGAATCCTTCTTCAGCTAGAAGACCAACCATGTCACAAGTAGTCATTGAAATAAATGAATGTTTAGCATATGAAAACTCAAGGGGAGGAACGAGTCATAACATGAACTCACAGAGTTCCATAGAAGTGAGCATGAACTTTGATATTGGAATTACCCCTGGACCTCGCTAA
- the LOC108856639 gene encoding receptor-like protein kinase At3g21340 isoform X5 translates to MTKNKRFTYSEVVTMTNNFERVLGKGGFGMVYHGTVSGTEQVAVKVELLLRVHHKNLVGLVGYCDEGENLALIYEYMANGDLREHMSGKRGGSILNWETRLKIVVESAQGLEYLHNGCKPPMVHRDVKTTNILLNEHFQAKLADFGLSRSFPIEGETHVSTVVAGTPGYLDPEYYRTNWLNEKSDVYSFGIVLLEIITNQPVINQSREKPHIAEWVGLMLTKGDIKNIMDPNLYGDYDSGSVWRAVELAMSCLNPSSARRPTMSQVVIEINECLAYENSRGGTSHNMNSQSSIEVSMNFDIGITPGPR, encoded by the exons ATGACGAAAAACAAAAGATTTACTTACTCAGAGGTGGTAACAATGACAAATAACTTTGAAAGAGTCCTTGGTAAAGGAGGATTTGGAATGGTATATCATGGAACTGTAAGTGGTACTGAACAAGTAGCCGTTA aggTGGAACTTCTCCTCAGAGTCCACCACAAAAATCTGGTTGGCCtcgttggatactgtgatgaaGGTGAAAATTTGGCTCTCATCTATGAGTATATGGCTAACGGAGACCTAAGAGAACATATGTCAG GAAAACGAGGTGGATCTATTTTGAACTGGGAAACGAGACTAAAAATAGTTGTCGAATCTGCACAAG GGTTGGAATACTTGCATAATGGATGCAAACCACCAATGGTTCATAGGGATGTCAAAACCACAAATATATTGTTGAATGAACATTTTCAAGCCAAATTAGCTGATTTTGGGCTTTCCAGATCTTTTCCTATTGAAGGAGAAACTCATGTGTCAACAGTTGTTGCTGGAACTCCTGGTTACCTTGATCCAGA ATATTATCGAACAAATTGGTTGAACGAGAAAAGCGATGTTTATAGCTTTGGAATTGTACTACTAGAGATCATCACAAATCAACCTGTGATAAATCAAAGTCGTGAAAAACCACATATAGCAGAATGGGTTGGATTAATGCTTACAAAAGGGGACATCAAAAACATCATGGATCCAAATCTCTATGGAGATTATGACTCTGGTTCTGTCTGGAGAGCAGTTGAATTAGCTATGTCGTGTCTGAATCCTTCTTCAGCTAGAAGACCAACCATGTCACAAGTAGTCATTGAAATAAATGAATGTTTAGCATATGAAAACTCAAGGGGAGGAACGAGTCATAACATGAACTCACAGAGTTCCATAGAAGTGAGCATGAACTTTGATATTGGAATTACCCCTGGACCTCGCTAA